The Lycium ferocissimum isolate CSIRO_LF1 unplaced genomic scaffold, AGI_CSIRO_Lferr_CH_V1 ctg4893, whole genome shotgun sequence genome contains the following window.
AGATGGCTTGAAAGAAGGGAGTGTTCCTGTTGAACGTGTTAGACAAGCTGTTAGGTACATTAGGCAAACTCCTGCAAGATGAAGGAGCTTTAAGAATTGTTGAGATTTTGACAAGATAATATCTAAGAAATTTTTGTGCCTAGATGTTTTTATTAGGTGGAATTCTACATATTTGATGTTGAATGTTGTAGGTGCACTCTTAAGCATTGATGGGGAAAGTGTTAGATGCATTGTTAAgtgttttgaaattttttatcaaTTCACCTTGAAATTATCTGGTTCACTTTAAGTTACATCTAATGTGCCCTTTCTTGAGATTTGTGAAGTGGCTTTTTATTTGAAAGAGAAATTTGACAAGTATTGGGGTGATCCTCaaaagatgaacaaaatgatttttattctaTGTGTGTTGGATCCTCGCCACCtgtttcactctctttctttCGCTTGAACTACTATGTTTGGAGAAACACAAGGGATGAAAATACAAGAGGAAGTCAAGACATACATGGAATCTTTATTCAATGAGTATGCAAAGAATAATGTTATTCATATCCATCTTTTCCATTTTCACCTACTTCATCAAAGACATCCAACGGcaatatataattattatagtccaaattgtctagaaaagaaaaagaataactCATGCAAGATTTAAATAGGCATAAGAATGGTGGAGGTATTGATTCTAAAACAGAGCTGGATGCGTATTTGGGTGAAGATGTTGAGGAAGATAGAGATGGTTTTGATATTTTAAATTGATGGAAAGTGAATTCACTTAGATTTCCTAGTCTTGGTGAGATGGCTCATGATGTGTTAGCCATTCTCATTTCTAGTGTGGCATCTGAATCTACTTTTAGTACCGGAAGGCCTATACTTGAtccatttaggagttcattgaCTCCTACATTGGTGTAAGAGCTTGTGTGTGTTCAAGATTGACTTCGTAATGAATCAACTCCCTACTATGAAGAAGAACCAACTTCACAAATTTCAAGAAGTGTGCGTTAATGCAACAATGATCCCGATACCTTCAATGTGAGTTGatgaaaatttcaagaaacttctcATGCGTCTAACACTTTCCCCATCACTACTTAAGAGTGCACCTGCAGCTTCCTCGTCCTCACAAAGATGGTTAGTAATATAGTTCATCaatccataatcaatatcacgatattttaaaaaaaagcttcCTTATAAACTATAGCAACATTCAATATAAAATATGTGGAATTCCACCTAGTAAGAGCATCTAATTAGAAAGATTTCTTAGATGTTATCTTGTCAAGATCACACAATCCCTAAACCTCTTCCATGTTGCGGGAGATTGCCTAATGTACCTAACAGTTTGTGTAACACATTCCACAAACATACTCCCTACTTTCAAGCCATCTTGAACAACTAGATTGATGATGTGAGCCATACACCTCATATGCAGGTGTTTATCTTCCATCATATTGGTATTCACTTAGTAAATgttttgacaactctttaacCATGACATAATTAGAACTTTCATAATCAGCTGtcatagtaaattttttatcCAATACCCATTCAAGCAAACATTTTGAAATACCACTAGCTAAATCTTGACTAGTGATTGGACAAAAGTTTAATGTACTTTTATGCAAATTCAATCTTTGTCAATAAAATGACCAGTTAGAAATTAATTCTTTGAATTGAAGTCCATGTGTCAGTAGTAATACAAATTCTCTGTCTTGtttctttgaaatattttttcaaagcTTGTTTCTCTTCATTGTAAAGCTCAAGACAATCTCTAGTTACAGTAGTATGAGAAGGAACATGAAACATGATACATAGGTCGAACAACCCTAACAAAATCTCTAAAACCCTCCTTTTCAACCCAATCAAAAGGTTGCTCGTCCACAATAATCATACGAGCTAAAACTCTCCTACAGACATCTTGATCAAATTTCCAAGGGACAAGTGAAACATCCTTTTTCACCACATTTTTTAGGTTCAGAACCAATTTGTGTTTGAGTTAGGTCAAAGCTGAGAAAATTGCTAGTACCACAATCTTTTTAAGTGAACATCATATACTTGATTGCAATACTTACATTTTGATGTTCATCAATGAACCTTTCGAAGTGTTTCCAAGCCTTATATCTATCTTTCatggtttttctttctttctttctttttttttttttcttccggAAGAAGATCCAGTAGGACTTGTGTTTGCCGATGATTCATTTGAAGCGCCACTTTTGGAACAACTTGAATTTGATCTTGTGTAGTCCTAAAGTTTAGTATTCAGAGCGAAACATGACTGTTATGTTTCAAAACCCTTTACTACTCCAGTAAGATGATTGCATAAGGCGTTTCTAATTAATGCTGTTTATATTTCACCGAAATATAGAAGAATGAAACAATAGCCAGGACAAATTAATCCCAACATGCAATTCCTACagttaacttttcttttttttttttttttttttttttttttttttgattgattaGGCAAAGTACTAAACTTGTTCTAATTTTTGAGAAGTTGCAAGTTTAGTTTAGTCACCCATTCAACTTTTTAGATCAGGTAAGGATGCTAAACTAAACTTGTACAACTTTTTGAGAAGAATGTACAAGTGAATGGGTGACTGAAGCACTTCGTTAGCGAATAAGCAATCCAATCAGTTATAGatacaatatttttttccttacaggccaaaaatatatgaaacaaaaatGATTGATATACTATTATTTCACTCAATATTCTGGAAAGTCTTCAACGGTATTGTTTTCTCTTCCTTCTCGAAATGTGAGGAAGCGCCTTTGGAACTACTAGCAGTGGTTCACTTAATTATTTCTCGTTAGTATAGATTAAGATAAACAAGAAGAGGGGGCTCTTCTTTGTTGAGAGCCAAGATCATGACATCCTCTAAGAATGAAGAAAGTGGTGCTCAGGATGCAGCAGAACAGATTAAGGCTGCAGCCTTGTCAGCTGCAAATTGTTTGAGTCATGCTCAGGCTGGGCGTGCTGCTGCTAGAAATGTCAATGCAAATGGCCAGAAGGAAGGACCCCGTCGAAGGcaggaaagaaaagaagcaaaGAGGCAGATGTATTTAATGAGTACTGAGAAACGGGTGAGACTGCATGAAAGAAGAGACAAGGCGTCAGGTTCCATGCTTGATGCAGCTTCACAATGTCAGAAATGTTTCCAGGCAGGGCATTGAACTTTTTTTGACAATGAAAAGTTCAATGCCCTGCCTGGAAGAATGAGAGGGTGTACATATCACGACCGTCTCGTACACAGCAGCTGAAAAATCCAAAGTTGAGGATGAAAATATCAATATGTTATGATCTAGAAAACCCAAATATTGAGAAGGAGATGAAGAGTGAAAAATCTGTGAAGAAGAGTAAGGGGAAGCATAAGTCTGATATGGAGACAGGGACTGTGCTTATTGGTCCGGTTTTTTATATTATCTGTTCGGTTTATCGGTTTTCGGTTTGTAAACATTCTAAATCTATAACCAAAACAATAAGATATTTGTTAGCGGTTTTCGATTTATCGGTTAGCGGTCCATAAtggttcggttttcggtttagCTGATAAGAAAATGCTCTAAAAAATTTTCAGTATGTTCTGCAGAAACcgttttccaacttcaaaagtGACCTCTGACGaacaaaaaaatttgtttcttttttgtttgtttgccAAGTAATCAATATTTGGATGAAAGTTCACTGCCAAAACTTATTCAATTGAATGACACTGGAAGCTATTTCATGCATAATGGAAACTAGAGTATAGAAAAATACAGTCACTTAGTAGAAGAAaacgtatattttgatataatcttGATATATTCATCAAAATCAGATGGAAAATTAACTGATCTTGAGCCCTCGCGCGGAAGTTCCCTGTCAAAGTCGTGCCTTGTGAGCACTCGACAGCCCTAGTTTGAGAGATCAGAGAAGGTTGGCTGGTTGAGAGAGCCGAATAGGAATAGGAATAGACGAAGAGGGTTtctaataaattcacttttatATAATTAGGGAtaaaaaaaggtaattttaaTAGGACCTTATTGGGTTATTGGTTTAACGGCTaataaaaacttaaaaaccAGAAACCGAACCTGTAGTCCAATAAAAAGAATAACAAAACCGTTTAAAAATCATAACCCAGTAACCCGATACTGATAAACCAATAACATTTTTGAACACCCCTGTCAGAGACCGACAAGTGAGGCTTCAGTGTTCGAATCTGACAGTGAGGTTCCATCAGTCACAGGGTCATATTATTCTTCTGGGGAGAGTGACTCAAGTGATAGTTCTTCAACTTATTCAGAgtaagaggaagaagaagaagaagcagtagcagaaaaaaaaaagacaccgGAAATACAGCTCAACATCTGAGTCCTCTGATTCGTACTCAGATTCCGGGTCTGATTCTGAAGAGCGGACTAGCCGTACGAAAAGCAGCAGGAGGCATAACAGAAAGCAGTGAAGCATTGAACAAGATGAGAACTCCATGTGGTATCTGGTCCttaaaacttgaaaatattCATATTTCTGTTCTAATGTGATAAAAGATCTTTTGAACAATGCACCAAAGATAACTAGGATTTTCCCGTCTCGAATGGATATGGTTTTGTAGATTTCTGTCATAAGCTTATGTTGTGGCTGTAGAATTCAGCGTGGCAAGAGGTGTCTCTTGTATTTAATGTTTTCCATGTGCTAGCATTGCTCATTGCCCAGCTTTTCTGTGAATGTATTTCCCTTGCTTGCTTGAAATTGTCTTACTCATTTCAGTTTCCCCGAGTTGTCCTTTTCTGGAGTTGGACTTCATTGGTAAAACTTTTACCATGTGCTTTGACCTTTACTTGGTCTTAGTTGGACTTGCCAATAGAAACATTTGATGATTTAGCAGTTGTGATATGTCTTTCATACGGTATATAGTAAGCATTATTCCTCAATCATCATTCTGTTGAAATCCTCGACCAATTGCCATTGATCCTAGCAACAGGTTCTTCGTTGCACAGACTCTTAAAGTCTTATATTGTTGagatttatcaaaaaaaaaaaaaaaaaaaaaaaaaaaataatgcttGGGACGAACCATATGTGACACCGGCTTAGGAGGAAAGTCCACATCGGCACTTAACACGGGAGGTCTTTGGGTATATAGTAAGCATGCCTTACCTCAGTGACTCGTTTTAAAGCCGTAGGctcaaagcggacaatatcactagTGGGCTGGGCTGTTACAGATGGTATCAGAGTCACTCCTGTGTCAGCCTTGTTGATGGTGGGCCAGAGTTCGACTGAGTTTAGGCAAATCCTGCGTAGGCGGGGCAAACCTCAGTGCTgagtctaggcaaatcccatgCGGTGGGGCAAACCTAAGCGAGGACGCTGAGTCCATAAGAGGGAAAGTCCCACATCGGCATAACACAGGAGAGGTGCCGGGTATATAAGAAAGCATGCCTTACCTCCTAGTGACGTGTTTTAAAGCCGTGCGGGCCTAGGCctaaagcggacaatatcactagTGGGCTGGGCTGTTACACCAGATCACCGGAAAGTTGGATATATTCTCTCTTTATCTGCATGTCTTAAAAGtcgagggtctaccggaaacagcctctctaccccacaaaggtaggggtaaggtctgcgtacaccccACCCTTCCCAAACCCTACTTGTGGGGtaacactgggtatgttgttgttgaatgttgaaaaAAACTGCATGATTTTTTTGAATATGGCTGTTTTACTAGAAGAAGTTTTTGTAGAATCAGATTCCCTTGATCTACGTGTTCCTGGCTGAGCTTAAATGGATGAATGAAGAAGAGCATCAGGGTAGACTTAAGAGCTCTGATATTTTATTGAACGATAGCACAGCTAGGACCTTTCACTTTCTGATTGAGCTTATGTTCAAACAACTGATGCTTTAATCATTCAGTTGACTTCTTGCTGCTAGTCCATGTATATGATCATGCCGGCAAAAGCAGGAGTTTCAGTCAATTTTACCTACTATTAGAATCCTTCGACATTGTAGCTTTGAATTGGAGTGCTGTCTGTAATATACATCTTGTTTAATATTTCGTGGGTTACCCCGAGAATGGCAGTGGAGACCGTGGCTTATTGGAGGATAAGATGGAGTCCCTAAAAAAACCCCACTCTGCAATTTTTGGTAcaatttagaaagaaaggtttagtaGAAACGTTTGAAGGATTAAAAATATTACCGTTTAAGTTCCTTTGCATCTAATTTGTATTTTTGGTATAACAAGGATACTCCCGTTTGCGTGGATAAGTAGCTTCAGTTTGAGTTTTTAATTACGGTCTACATATTATCTAATGTTTGTATAGCAACCAAGGGTGTTACCTAGCGATTAATGAAGCTAGAACGGACCATGGgaaatcatgactcaaattccaGCTGATACAGAAAACGTTAGGGATTTCTTCCTATTTGTCCAAGTCTTGGTGGCCAGAGTTACCAAATTACTTGTACTGGTGGAAGGCAGCAGGTAACAAGTGGATTGGTCGAGATCCGTGCACGTTGGTCCTAACTCTACCTTtatcaaaaacaataaaattttataatgtTTGTATATTAGCATTTTCTGGGTTGTATCAATAACATAATTTTGAATATAAAAGGAGGTAGGAGTTTGAGGAATTGGTAGAAGTGCATAAGGATGTTGGCTGTTCCAGTAGGACAACGTTTTCCATATCAAACATTCGTGTACTTGTAGATTTTGTAGTCATAGCGAATTTGCAGAATTGATAGATACGTGATGCCGATATCTGAAGTGTGATTCCTGCTGTAGTTCACTCTTGGATAACTCTTGCTGAACAACTTTATACCATAAGACTGTGGTTGAGTGTTGCCTAGCTAACACAAATGTTAGGTACACTATAGAGATATGCTACACAGGCACCCCAAATTTCATGGCTACATATGTACACCCTTTACTTTTAGTAGATTTCTTCTACACCTCTTGATTCTTTAGCTTCAAAGAACTTCCAATCTCTTAGCTGTACTTGAAAGTCAATAGAATGCTTAGCTACTAGGCATTATTTTATATACTCCTAGTACAAGTGTGTTTGTATCATATGATTCTTGTCTTTTAGGACTCCATCAGAGAAGTTTTTGGGGTTAGGATTATCACTTGTGCTTGCGCCTCTGGTGTAGTAGTTGTATCTTTCTTTCTATATGAGGAACGACTGTGCGTTTCCAAGGAGCAGCAGTCTTTGATTGATCTGCCCTGGAGAAACAGCAAGTTTATCTTTTATCTCTTCCGTAGAAATCTTGATATTTTATATCTGCTTGGATTGATGTTTTAGCTGGTTTACTTATTAATTTGCTTGTATTGGATGGCAAAAGTTTCAATTTTGTATATCTCCTCTGTGAAATCTTGATGTTCTACATCTACTTGCATTGAGATTGTGGtaatatttgacattttaattcaatttttccTATAATGAGGATGAAGACGTTAACTTATAGTTATTTTCATCTTTACTTGTGTTTCCACAGGAAGGGAATGAGCTGAGAAAGCAAGCAACATTCCAGCTATCTCTAGATCTAAAAGAATTGTTACTACTTGTTTCTCCGTGGGATCAGGAATAACTATCTTGGTGCTTTGCATTAAACACCTCTCTTGATCTTAAGAAATCTGATTTTCATTTCAAGGGCCTAACTTAAGGGAAAAGAAGGAAGTTACTGGCATGGTCTTATCAATGACAAAGTCTAAACTGATTTTTCTATCCGTTATAGATACTTCGCTGTGAATATGAAGATGGAGCTCCGTGTTTAGGTCTCATACATTAATCCTGGGTGTTAGttggtaaaaatatttttcctgcCTTCTTACATGGTAAAGagtttttccttcctttttatcTTTAATCTTGTCTAGGTGGAGTGAACAATACTCGTGACTGATTTCAGTTTGTGTGTTCTTGCAGCTTCTGGCTGCTGCAGCGaagtttttctcttctttcctttccgCATCTATGGTCACAAAAGTATCAACATTCTGTTCTAAGTTGGCCATTTTGGGCTAGAATGGTTGTTCTTTTGGGGTTTAAATGAAATGTACAATGGCAGAAGTTCAATCACCCCTCAGTGCTCAGCCAAGCAGACTAGGAAAAGGAAGGATCACTTAGAAGTGATGCTGTCCCGTCTTTCACAATTCCAAAAATGGAAGCTGGGTTTGGTCTTTAACAAATTCCAAAATGGAAGTTGTCCCGTCTCATTATTTCTGTCCTTCTGGCTAAGCAATCATCAAGACACGGCCCTCTGTATCAATATATTTCTGTCACCAATGCTTGTATGAGGAATTTGTGTTACTAAATGCTTGTATTGAGAAATCGTAGCAAGTTTCCTCTTGGAAATTTTTAAATGTGAATTAACACGGACCCGGACTGGCAAATTGTCAGTTTATTCTCTCACATATACTATTTCGCAAATGTGAACACTTAGAATAAATTCTCGATATGCTTATCTAAAGAATGAATGTAGGTCTTCATACTGTCCCTTATTCTTACCTACCAATGTTACATTATCTTGCTTCTTTAGATTGGCTGTTCTGTTGCTTCTTCTCACCTAAGATTATAAGTTATTCTATTCCTCGATGTATGCCTCCCCTCAAGCTTTTTCCTTTGAGGAGTATGTTGTGATGACTGAGATTCCTTATTATTAACTAAAGACACTTGACTCAAATCTGAATGGAAATCTTTTGATAGGAAGCGCTTTACTCTTAGTAAGCCTATCTATCGTGAATCTCAACTGTCAGGCCACTGAGTTCCgaatacttgaaaaaaaatatccTCAAAACTTTTTGCTATATACAAATAAAAAAGGCTATGTAAGCTTCCCTAACTGACCATaataaaacccctttttttaaattatttttttggtttggttcAATTCCCTGCATGGCGTCAAATGGTCAATGAATGGCACTACATTGAAGACAACTTCATAACATTGGAGAGCAGTACAACTATAAAGGGTAACTTGTGGGGCAAGGGTGGATCTCTTAGGTTTGATTTCCAATACGAAAGACCTCAAGCAAGTAAAGTCTCGTTAGTTGGCCATTGTAGTTCAACTTATTAGTCACCTTTTTAGACCATCCAATATTTTAAGTTTCCATCGAGCAGATCACCCATTGCTTTTACATTTCCCCatagatttaatcttgttttactTGACTCTTGTAGATTCTTCACCTATAAGCTTCGTAAGTTACTATTCCATACCTAATGAAAGCTTTTAATATATATCTGCAACCATCCTGCATTTTAGAACATTACCCAAATTTTTGTTGTTCCTAATCTTGGAGAAATTATTACGTGTGAAATACAGCAAGGACTACTCTTGGTTTGAGGCAttgcttattttttatataatcagCCCAAACTAGTTCTCTTTTCTGTAATATGACTGTCATATACTCAGTTTTTGAGATAGCAGTTTCCATTAACATGAAGCATTCTCTTCAAGCTATAAGCGTGGCctgtttcttgtttttgcttttCACATTAGGTGACATATACTTTCTGCATCTCTCCTTGTTCCATTACATTGCTGATTTTTCAAGTCATATGACAGTTTATGTGAATGTAAATTGTTCTTGATAGGTAAAGCACATGATTATGAGACTCAAACTGCCGCTGCAGGAGTCCTTGAAAATGAATATTTGCCTAACTATGGAGGCGCAAATGGAGGATATTCATCGGAAAACGGAGACGACTCACCTCACTATGGTGACTCACCTCACTATGGTGATGCTCAACCTGACTATCTTTTCTCCAAAGCTTTGCAATGTTTTACTGATAAGCATGTAAGTCATTCCTATCCATGCGTGCATGTTCTCACTTAATCTTTGGCCTAATTCGCCTACATCCTTTGAAATGCAATAAGGATGAGTAAATATGACTTGCTGCAGATATACAGTCATTGTGAGGAGTCTTATAGATTGACTGAGACAGGGGAGATCCACGTACCACCTGAATATGCCGATCAATTTTGCAGAGGACCCTGCTTGGAGGAGACTCACCTTGTGCTAAATTGTCTTGAAAACATACTGCCGCACTTCAGGTT
Protein-coding sequences here:
- the LOC132044574 gene encoding uncharacterized protein LOC132044574, with protein sequence MTVIYSVFEIAVSINMKHSLQAISVACFLFLLFTLGKAHDYETQTAAAGVLENEYLPNYGGANGGYSSENGDDSPHYGDSPHYGDAQPDYLFSKALQCFTDKHIYSHCEESYRLTETGEIHVPPEYADQFCRGPCLEETHLVLNCLENILPHFRFYNKATVRAVEETIKEGCSYGPKRGFFSVLEHILDYDSTAFRASKSMLHGFVLMTSALIFIL